The following coding sequences are from one Diospyros lotus cultivar Yz01 chromosome 7, ASM1463336v1, whole genome shotgun sequence window:
- the LOC127806393 gene encoding isoprenylcysteine alpha-carbonyl methylesterase ICME-like isoform X3, with product MASKPSRFYLGLQASAVSPVPALVFTRSAVVRPLGTTFPLFPPPTAASHLGSVLRRRRLALVSTSSDILSYRWILRFLGLGLYSFLIFPGFIQVAFYYFFSRQVHRGIVYGDQPRNRLDLYLPKNTDGPKPVVAFITGGAWIIGYKAWGSLLGLQLSERDIIVACIDYRNFPQGTMSDMVEDSCQGISFVCNHIAEYGGDPNRIYLMGQSAGAHIASCALLKRAVEEAGETESNSWSVSQIKAYFGLSGGYNLFSLVDHFHSRGLYRSVFLSIMEGEESLHRFSPELLVQDPSIRNAVSLLPPIALFHGTGDYSIPFDASKNFADALERVGVKAELILYEGRTHTDVFVQDPMRGGKDKLFEDLVGYIHAGDPEALAKDANAPPRKRLVPECMLKLARRVSPF from the exons ATGGCCTCGAAGCCAAGCCGTTTTTACCTAGGTCTTCAAGCTTCAGCAGTGTCACCAGTTCCAGCGCTAGTTTTTACCAGAAGCGCCGTCGTCAGACCGCTGGGGACAACGTTTCCCCTTTTTCCTCCGCCAACGGCGGCCAGTCATTTAGGGAGCGTACTACGTCGGAGACGACTCGCCTTGGTTTCAACTTCTTCCGATATCTTGA GTTACAGATGGATCTTAAGATTTCTTGGCCTTGGCCTTTATTCTTTCCTAATTTTCCCTGGTTTTATTCAAG TGGCCTTTTATTATTTCTTCTCAAGGCAGGTTCATAGAGGTATAGTTTATGGTGATCAACCAAGAAATAG GCTTGATCTTTACTTACCTAAAAATACTGATGGCCCAAAGCCAGTTGTTGCATTTATAACTGGAGGAGCCTGGATCATTGG TTATAAAGCATGGGGTTCTCTTTTAGGGCTGCAGTTATCAGAGAGAGACATCATAGTTGCCTGCATAGATTACAG AAATTTCCCTCAGGGGACTATGAGTGATATGGTAGAGGATTCTTGTCAAGGTATCTCTTTTGTGTGCAATCATATTGCTGAATATGGGGGAGATCCCAATAG GATTTATTTAATGGGACAGTCAGCTGGCGCCCATATTGCTTCTTGTGCTCTGTTAAAGAGGGCAGTTGAAGAGGCTGGCGAAACAGAGAGCAACTCTTGGAGTGTGTCTCAGATAAAAGCTTATTTTGGTTTATCTGGAGG GTATAATTTGTTTAGCTTAGTGGATCACTTCCATAGTCGAGGACTGTACCGTTCAGTCTTTTTGAG CATAATGGAAGGGGAGGAATCTCTGCATCGATTTTCTCCTGAACTATTGGTACAGGATCCAAGTATTAGAAATGCTGTTTCTCTTCTACCTCCTATTGCCCTATTTCATGGCACTGGAGATTATTCTATTCCATTCGATGCCAG CAAGAACTTTGCAGATGCTCTTGAAAGAGTGGGAGTGAAAGCTGAACTAATTTTATACGAAGGACGAACTCACACAGACGTGTTTGTCCAG GATCCAATGAGAGGTGGGAAAGATAAACTGTTTGAAGATTTAGTAGGTTACATTCATGCTGGAGACCCAGAAGCCCTTGCAAAAGATGCAAATGCTCCTCCAAGAAAAAGACTTGTGCCTGAATGCATGTTGAAGTTGGCCCGCAGGGTCAGCCCCTTTTAG
- the LOC127806393 gene encoding isoprenylcysteine alpha-carbonyl methylesterase ICME-like isoform X2 produces MLPISVKPPPPASSSSPEMPTVPAASGTMFLRSPEDDLSATRLLISPMFEDRNGLEAKPFLPRSSSFSSVTSSSASFYQKRRRQTAGDNVSPFSSANGGQSFRERTTSETTRLGYRWILRFLGLGLYSFLIFPGFIQVAFYYFFSRQVHRGIVYGDQPRNRLDLYLPKNTDGPKPVVAFITGGAWIIGYKAWGSLLGLQLSERDIIVACIDYRNFPQGTMSDMVEDSCQGISFVCNHIAEYGGDPNRIYLMGQSAGAHIASCALLKRAVEEAGETESNSWSVSQIKAYFGLSGGYNLFSLVDHFHSRGLYRSVFLSIMEGEESLHRFSPELLVQDPSIRNAVSLLPPIALFHGTGDYSIPFDASKNFADALERVGVKAELILYEGRTHTDVFVQDPMRGGKDKLFEDLVGYIHAGDPEALAKDANAPPRKRLVPECMLKLARRVSPF; encoded by the exons ATGCTACCTATATCCGTAAAACCACCGCCTCCGGCGTCGTCTTCGTCCCCGGAGATGCCGACAGTTCCAGCAGCATCGGGGACGATGTTTCTAAGATCACCGGAGGACGATCTGTCAGCCACGCGTCTTCTCATTTCTCCGATGTTTGAGGACCGGAATGGCCTCGAAGCCAAGCCGTTTTTACCTAGGTCTTCAAGCTTCAGCAGTGTCACCAGTTCCAGCGCTAGTTTTTACCAGAAGCGCCGTCGTCAGACCGCTGGGGACAACGTTTCCCCTTTTTCCTCCGCCAACGGCGGCCAGTCATTTAGGGAGCGTACTACGTCGGAGACGACTCGCCTTG GTTACAGATGGATCTTAAGATTTCTTGGCCTTGGCCTTTATTCTTTCCTAATTTTCCCTGGTTTTATTCAAG TGGCCTTTTATTATTTCTTCTCAAGGCAGGTTCATAGAGGTATAGTTTATGGTGATCAACCAAGAAATAG GCTTGATCTTTACTTACCTAAAAATACTGATGGCCCAAAGCCAGTTGTTGCATTTATAACTGGAGGAGCCTGGATCATTGG TTATAAAGCATGGGGTTCTCTTTTAGGGCTGCAGTTATCAGAGAGAGACATCATAGTTGCCTGCATAGATTACAG AAATTTCCCTCAGGGGACTATGAGTGATATGGTAGAGGATTCTTGTCAAGGTATCTCTTTTGTGTGCAATCATATTGCTGAATATGGGGGAGATCCCAATAG GATTTATTTAATGGGACAGTCAGCTGGCGCCCATATTGCTTCTTGTGCTCTGTTAAAGAGGGCAGTTGAAGAGGCTGGCGAAACAGAGAGCAACTCTTGGAGTGTGTCTCAGATAAAAGCTTATTTTGGTTTATCTGGAGG GTATAATTTGTTTAGCTTAGTGGATCACTTCCATAGTCGAGGACTGTACCGTTCAGTCTTTTTGAG CATAATGGAAGGGGAGGAATCTCTGCATCGATTTTCTCCTGAACTATTGGTACAGGATCCAAGTATTAGAAATGCTGTTTCTCTTCTACCTCCTATTGCCCTATTTCATGGCACTGGAGATTATTCTATTCCATTCGATGCCAG CAAGAACTTTGCAGATGCTCTTGAAAGAGTGGGAGTGAAAGCTGAACTAATTTTATACGAAGGACGAACTCACACAGACGTGTTTGTCCAG GATCCAATGAGAGGTGGGAAAGATAAACTGTTTGAAGATTTAGTAGGTTACATTCATGCTGGAGACCCAGAAGCCCTTGCAAAAGATGCAAATGCTCCTCCAAGAAAAAGACTTGTGCCTGAATGCATGTTGAAGTTGGCCCGCAGGGTCAGCCCCTTTTAG
- the LOC127806384 gene encoding uncharacterized protein LOC127806384 yields the protein MDYHPSRAPDRLGFGGARGSPVSYTPLNASRAEILLALEDKNYLQRPPPLKSPPNTRDKKKYCYFHRNHDHETEDCIQLKEEIHELINRGYLQDFVGRGGTVPGPHSTASKSVVKENVVITFSEEDLRSYPNYSDPLVIIAQVGEWEMRRILVDPGSSSEILYKRAFLGMGFILDQLRPVRVPLVGFDGVVIHSKGLIWLPLTVGSGSHKSQVTLDFLVADVPSTYNMILGRSGLSALRAVQSKYHVVLKFPTL from the exons ATGGACTATCACCCTTCTCGAGCTCCAGATCGCCTAGGTTTTGGGGGTGCACGGGGAAGCCCGGTGAGTTACACTCCCCTCAATGCTAGTCGAGCAGAGATTCTCCTGGCGTTGGAGGATAAGAATTATTTGCAACGTCCTCCCCCGTTGAAGTCTCCACCTAACACTCGAGACAAAAAGAAGTATTGTTACTTCCATCGCAACCATGACCATGAGACAGAGGATTGCATCCAATTGAAAGAAGAGATACATGAGCTTATCAACCGGGGTTACCTCCAGGATTTCGTTGGTCGTGGAG GAACAGTTCCAGGGCCTCACTCAACTGCTTCCAAGAGCGTGGTAAAGGAGAATGTGGTCATCACATTCTCCGAAGAGGATCTTCGAAGCTACCCCAACTATTCAGATCCGTTGGTGATCATTGCTCAGGTAGGAGAGTGGGAGATGAGGCGAATCCTTGTGGACCCAGGTAGCTCTTCGGAGATTCTCTACAAGAgggcattcctagggatggggttcATTCTCGATCAGCTGAGGCCGGTCCGTGTCCCCTTGGTGGGTTTTGATGGAGTGGTGATTCATTCCAAGGGGTTGATCTGGCTGCCTCTGACGGTCGGTAGTGGCTCTCATAAATCCCAGGTGACGTTGGATTTCTTGGTTGCTGATGTACCCTCGACGTACAATATGATCCTTGGTAGGTCTGGGCTTAGTGCTCTGAGGGCGGTACAGAGCAAGTATCACGTGGTGTTGAAATTCCCTACTCTATGA
- the LOC127806393 gene encoding isoprenylcysteine alpha-carbonyl methylesterase ICME-like isoform X1, giving the protein MLPISVKPPPPASSSSPEMPTVPAASGTMFLRSPEDDLSATRLLISPMFEDRNGLEAKPFLPRSSSFSSVTSSSASFYQKRRRQTAGDNVSPFSSANGGQSFRERTTSETTRLGFNFFRYLEVGYRWILRFLGLGLYSFLIFPGFIQVAFYYFFSRQVHRGIVYGDQPRNRLDLYLPKNTDGPKPVVAFITGGAWIIGYKAWGSLLGLQLSERDIIVACIDYRNFPQGTMSDMVEDSCQGISFVCNHIAEYGGDPNRIYLMGQSAGAHIASCALLKRAVEEAGETESNSWSVSQIKAYFGLSGGYNLFSLVDHFHSRGLYRSVFLSIMEGEESLHRFSPELLVQDPSIRNAVSLLPPIALFHGTGDYSIPFDASKNFADALERVGVKAELILYEGRTHTDVFVQDPMRGGKDKLFEDLVGYIHAGDPEALAKDANAPPRKRLVPECMLKLARRVSPF; this is encoded by the exons ATGCTACCTATATCCGTAAAACCACCGCCTCCGGCGTCGTCTTCGTCCCCGGAGATGCCGACAGTTCCAGCAGCATCGGGGACGATGTTTCTAAGATCACCGGAGGACGATCTGTCAGCCACGCGTCTTCTCATTTCTCCGATGTTTGAGGACCGGAATGGCCTCGAAGCCAAGCCGTTTTTACCTAGGTCTTCAAGCTTCAGCAGTGTCACCAGTTCCAGCGCTAGTTTTTACCAGAAGCGCCGTCGTCAGACCGCTGGGGACAACGTTTCCCCTTTTTCCTCCGCCAACGGCGGCCAGTCATTTAGGGAGCGTACTACGTCGGAGACGACTCGCCTTGGTTTCAACTTCTTCCGATATCTTGA GGTAGGTTACAGATGGATCTTAAGATTTCTTGGCCTTGGCCTTTATTCTTTCCTAATTTTCCCTGGTTTTATTCAAG TGGCCTTTTATTATTTCTTCTCAAGGCAGGTTCATAGAGGTATAGTTTATGGTGATCAACCAAGAAATAG GCTTGATCTTTACTTACCTAAAAATACTGATGGCCCAAAGCCAGTTGTTGCATTTATAACTGGAGGAGCCTGGATCATTGG TTATAAAGCATGGGGTTCTCTTTTAGGGCTGCAGTTATCAGAGAGAGACATCATAGTTGCCTGCATAGATTACAG AAATTTCCCTCAGGGGACTATGAGTGATATGGTAGAGGATTCTTGTCAAGGTATCTCTTTTGTGTGCAATCATATTGCTGAATATGGGGGAGATCCCAATAG GATTTATTTAATGGGACAGTCAGCTGGCGCCCATATTGCTTCTTGTGCTCTGTTAAAGAGGGCAGTTGAAGAGGCTGGCGAAACAGAGAGCAACTCTTGGAGTGTGTCTCAGATAAAAGCTTATTTTGGTTTATCTGGAGG GTATAATTTGTTTAGCTTAGTGGATCACTTCCATAGTCGAGGACTGTACCGTTCAGTCTTTTTGAG CATAATGGAAGGGGAGGAATCTCTGCATCGATTTTCTCCTGAACTATTGGTACAGGATCCAAGTATTAGAAATGCTGTTTCTCTTCTACCTCCTATTGCCCTATTTCATGGCACTGGAGATTATTCTATTCCATTCGATGCCAG CAAGAACTTTGCAGATGCTCTTGAAAGAGTGGGAGTGAAAGCTGAACTAATTTTATACGAAGGACGAACTCACACAGACGTGTTTGTCCAG GATCCAATGAGAGGTGGGAAAGATAAACTGTTTGAAGATTTAGTAGGTTACATTCATGCTGGAGACCCAGAAGCCCTTGCAAAAGATGCAAATGCTCCTCCAAGAAAAAGACTTGTGCCTGAATGCATGTTGAAGTTGGCCCGCAGGGTCAGCCCCTTTTAG